One segment of Anatilimnocola aggregata DNA contains the following:
- a CDS encoding type II secretion system F family protein — protein sequence MATLGVTSNKLSLDQLVALCDEIAALARAGVPLDHGLTALGHDLPGRLGRVAREMGSELAAGTPLDHVVARADGQFPPGFQAMLQAGIRAGNLPGILQGIAQLARRTGELRKQLFLAAINPLAVAVITYLLFLFWLDKLAPVYLLMCADWDMNTGPAEAIVTALQQWQWLWGPLIPVLGAVLVYLTWRGAGTSSGDWSLLDCFTFGIVGGIGRMRRAGQYASLCEQLAILLEHGLPLAESLQLISATIRSQPLAQATRQFAEQLARGETVRPPQPFPPLVACMLFDHYSQRELIVNLRQLAANYYDEVRRRSAWLTTWVPAILSLCIGGVLVLFHGLITLGPWLLLMKHMGDTA from the coding sequence ATGGCTACGCTGGGCGTCACTTCGAACAAGCTGTCACTCGATCAGCTGGTGGCTTTGTGCGACGAGATCGCCGCCCTCGCGCGGGCCGGCGTGCCGCTCGATCATGGCTTGACGGCACTTGGGCACGACTTGCCGGGACGCCTGGGCCGCGTTGCCCGCGAAATGGGCAGCGAACTTGCCGCGGGAACGCCGCTCGATCACGTGGTAGCCCGGGCAGATGGTCAGTTTCCGCCCGGCTTTCAAGCCATGTTGCAAGCCGGCATTCGCGCGGGCAACTTGCCGGGAATCTTGCAAGGGATCGCTCAACTCGCGCGGCGCACGGGCGAACTGCGCAAGCAGCTTTTTCTGGCAGCGATCAATCCCCTGGCCGTGGCCGTCATCACTTACTTGTTGTTTTTGTTCTGGCTCGACAAGTTAGCCCCCGTCTATTTGCTGATGTGTGCCGATTGGGACATGAACACCGGACCAGCTGAAGCCATCGTGACCGCGCTACAACAGTGGCAGTGGTTATGGGGACCACTCATACCGGTTCTGGGGGCTGTGCTCGTCTATTTGACTTGGCGCGGAGCTGGAACCAGCAGCGGCGATTGGTCGCTGCTCGATTGTTTTACGTTTGGTATTGTCGGCGGCATCGGGCGAATGCGCCGCGCGGGGCAATATGCGTCACTCTGCGAACAGCTAGCGATTCTGCTCGAACATGGCCTGCCGCTGGCCGAATCGCTACAGCTGATCAGTGCCACCATTCGTTCGCAGCCCCTCGCGCAAGCAACTCGTCAGTTCGCAGAGCAACTTGCGCGAGGCGAAACAGTTCGTCCGCCGCAGCCCTTTCCGCCACTCGTCGCCTGCATGCTGTTCGATCATTACAGTCAGCGCGAGTTGATCGTCAATCTTCGGCAATTGGCGGCAAACTATTACGATGAAGTTCGCCGTCGGAGTGCCTGGCTCACCACTTGGGTTCCGGCAATTCTATCGCTCTGCATCGGTGGTGTTCTCGTGCTGTTTCATGGCCTGATCACGCTCGGGCCTTGGCTATTGCTCATGAAACACATGGGGGACACGGCCTAA
- a CDS encoding DUF1559 domain-containing protein, with the protein MRYRTAAFTLVELLVVIAIIGVMVALLLPAIQSAREAARRATCANHLTQLILGIQQYEQSHLLYPPGTIAQKSPIQNLPNDKHFNWIAHILPYVEQQAAYKNLDLSVSVYDLKNAPVMAMSPKLVTCPSSAVSAKGFSDYAAAHHDLEAAIDEQNSGVFFLNSKLRYEDLADGAANTLFLGEKLTDAFDLGWLSGTRATLRNGGGPINQLNFQNGLPRANRPSGGPVPGTATAEEQAVSMAPLPFTGVGFDAPGFVREGTQPGPYDPNFVSRDPDSTIPIPAFNNPNYVGSFGSSHALGANFAFGDGNVRFLADNMALSLLQALINRHDGKLAQQP; encoded by the coding sequence ATGCGTTACCGAACTGCTGCCTTCACGCTGGTGGAACTGCTCGTGGTCATCGCCATCATCGGGGTTATGGTAGCACTCCTATTGCCGGCCATTCAATCGGCGCGCGAAGCGGCCCGCCGGGCAACCTGCGCCAACCACTTAACGCAGCTGATTCTGGGCATTCAGCAATACGAGCAATCGCACTTGCTCTATCCACCCGGCACCATTGCCCAGAAGTCCCCCATTCAGAACCTGCCCAACGACAAACACTTCAACTGGATTGCCCACATCCTGCCCTACGTCGAGCAGCAAGCGGCTTACAAGAATCTCGATCTCAGTGTGAGCGTGTACGACCTGAAAAATGCGCCGGTAATGGCCATGTCGCCCAAACTGGTAACTTGCCCGTCCAGTGCCGTTTCGGCAAAAGGCTTCAGCGACTACGCCGCCGCGCATCACGACCTGGAAGCGGCGATCGACGAGCAGAACAGCGGCGTCTTTTTTCTCAACAGCAAGTTGCGTTACGAAGACCTTGCCGATGGTGCCGCCAACACCTTGTTTCTTGGCGAAAAACTGACCGATGCCTTCGATCTCGGCTGGCTTTCAGGCACGCGTGCTACGTTGCGCAATGGCGGTGGCCCCATCAATCAGCTCAATTTTCAGAATGGTTTGCCACGTGCGAACCGTCCCAGCGGAGGACCTGTGCCGGGGACGGCCACGGCAGAAGAACAAGCGGTCTCGATGGCACCCCTGCCATTCACTGGCGTCGGTTTCGATGCGCCTGGTTTCGTCCGCGAAGGAACTCAGCCAGGCCCCTATGATCCAAACTTTGTTAGTCGCGATCCCGATTCAACGATTCCCATACCGGCATTCAATAACCCCAACTATGTCGGCAGCTTTGGGAGTTCACACGCGCTCGGTGCGAACTTTGCCTTTGGCGACGGGAACGTGCGATTTTTGGCCGACAACATGGCCCTCTCCCTGTTGCAGGCGCTCATCAATCGCCACGATGGAAAATTGGCCCAGCAACCATAA
- a CDS encoding M28 family peptidase, translated as MNNPPPKLNQRVRWSTVIGIAVVVLGIVIFVWGEAIQLAWSQRAVAPFSAAKMPLQSERAYAYLKEVCAIGPRISGTPGMLKQQELLKNHFEKLGAKVSLQEFDARHPETGQRVRLANQIVQWHPEKRDRILLCCHYDTRPYPDREPDPRKVRDPFIGANDGGSGVAMLMELGNHMAGLRSKYGVDFVFFDGEELVYDDNLRRDPYFLGSEYFARDYVTNPPAHKYRWGVLVDMIGDKQLTIYREVNSMAWTDTRPLVLELWKTAAALGVKEFVNVTRHEIRDDHLALRNVAKIPTCDIIDFEYPNARGPNYWHTTQDVPENCSGESICKVGYVIFEWLKLTK; from the coding sequence ATGAACAATCCGCCTCCCAAACTGAATCAACGTGTTCGCTGGTCCACGGTGATCGGCATCGCGGTCGTGGTCCTGGGAATTGTCATCTTCGTTTGGGGCGAGGCTATTCAATTGGCCTGGTCGCAACGGGCGGTGGCACCGTTTTCAGCGGCGAAGATGCCGCTGCAAAGCGAGCGGGCCTATGCCTATCTGAAAGAAGTTTGCGCGATCGGCCCGCGGATCTCAGGAACTCCCGGCATGCTCAAGCAGCAGGAGTTGCTTAAGAACCACTTCGAAAAACTCGGCGCTAAGGTTTCGCTGCAAGAGTTCGATGCGCGACATCCCGAGACAGGCCAACGCGTGCGACTTGCAAATCAAATCGTGCAGTGGCATCCCGAAAAGCGAGACCGCATCCTCCTCTGTTGCCACTACGATACGCGCCCCTACCCCGATCGAGAGCCCGATCCGCGCAAAGTTCGCGACCCCTTCATCGGCGCGAACGACGGCGGCAGCGGAGTCGCCATGCTGATGGAACTCGGCAATCACATGGCTGGCCTGCGTAGCAAGTACGGTGTCGATTTTGTCTTCTTCGATGGTGAAGAACTGGTGTACGACGACAACTTGCGGCGCGACCCTTACTTTCTCGGTTCGGAGTATTTCGCTCGCGACTACGTGACGAATCCGCCGGCGCACAAGTATCGCTGGGGAGTGCTGGTCGACATGATCGGCGATAAACAACTCACGATCTATCGCGAGGTTAATAGCATGGCCTGGACCGACACGCGACCGCTGGTGCTCGAACTGTGGAAGACTGCCGCCGCGCTCGGGGTGAAGGAATTTGTAAATGTCACCCGGCACGAAATTCGGGACGATCACCTGGCACTACGAAATGTGGCCAAGATTCCCACCTGCGACATCATCGACTTCGAGTATCCAAACGCGCGCGGCCCCAATTACTGGCACACAACTCAGGACGTGCCTGAGAATTGCTCGGGCGAATCGATCTGCAAAGTGGGCTATGTCATCTTCGAGTGGCTGAAGCTTACGAAGTGA
- a CDS encoding type II secretion system F family protein: MSNLSSTAADNALARELTQATRSGAQLGEALLAAAEGTSDRRLGRALTSIAERIKRGEPLDQILTKDSPLSAPLSGLMRASLVTGQPAMAISQWLFIREQSRAQWQNVMTALNYPLISLAATYCVFLFISLWLAPALKSMLENMTSLGVKLSAGTAAIYWFTEYGVAISLTLFGFIGAFLLLLRLIGGRSTWSQFVSAAPVLGPLWHWSGSSELLRALALLLDQQIPLPQALRLTGDGIRDAALARHAHTLAVRVEQGASLSQAMQALHELPASIFPLVRNGERSGTLPDALRTAAEMLASRQQAQASMILQLAPTVVFLLIAGMVVMMVAGFLAPLVQLIRGLS; the protein is encoded by the coding sequence TTGTCGAACCTCTCCTCCACCGCCGCCGACAACGCTCTCGCGCGTGAACTTACGCAAGCGACCCGCAGCGGCGCGCAATTGGGCGAAGCGCTATTGGCCGCCGCGGAAGGAACCAGCGACCGCCGCTTGGGACGCGCGCTCACGTCCATTGCAGAGCGCATCAAGCGCGGTGAACCACTCGACCAGATCCTCACCAAGGACTCGCCACTTTCTGCGCCGCTGTCTGGCTTGATGCGAGCTTCGTTAGTCACTGGCCAACCGGCGATGGCCATCAGCCAATGGCTGTTCATTCGCGAGCAGTCCCGGGCGCAATGGCAAAACGTGATGACCGCGCTCAATTACCCGCTCATCTCGCTTGCGGCGACCTACTGCGTGTTCCTGTTCATCTCGCTCTGGCTGGCGCCCGCTCTGAAATCGATGCTCGAGAATATGACGAGCCTGGGAGTCAAACTTTCCGCTGGCACTGCCGCCATCTATTGGTTCACCGAGTACGGAGTAGCGATTTCCCTGACCTTGTTTGGCTTCATTGGCGCGTTTTTGCTACTGCTTAGGCTGATTGGCGGGCGAAGCACCTGGTCGCAGTTCGTCTCCGCTGCGCCCGTTTTGGGACCACTCTGGCATTGGAGCGGCAGCAGCGAACTGCTGCGGGCGTTGGCACTCCTGCTCGATCAACAGATTCCGTTGCCTCAAGCGCTGCGCCTGACTGGCGACGGCATTCGAGACGCAGCCCTTGCCCGGCATGCTCACACACTGGCCGTCCGCGTGGAACAAGGTGCCAGCCTGTCACAGGCGATGCAAGCCTTGCACGAACTGCCTGCTTCGATTTTTCCCCTGGTCCGCAATGGCGAGCGGAGCGGCACTTTGCCCGACGCTCTGCGAACCGCCGCCGAAATGTTGGCAAGCCGGCAGCAAGCCCAGGCCAGCATGATTTTGCAGTTGGCCCCGACGGTTGTCTTCCTGTTGATTGCTGGGATGGTGGTGATGATGGTGGCGGGCTTTCTTGCACCGCTTGTTCAATTGATCCGCGGACTCTCTTGA
- a CDS encoding pilus assembly FimT family protein: MTTCIRARRRGFTILETGIVVTLVGLLITVMVVLFSSVLKAQRQVMLRERQRREFVRLDALLRSDVHAATKAAIKSPNECELTSSDGYSWTYDKQDSWLVRTHAQGGRTLQRESFFLRPGSEVHFQLSPAGSRSLVQLKLEPEPDGRPGEHHQPRYFAQVLLGGALPPVREEPQP; encoded by the coding sequence ATGACAACTTGCATTCGCGCCCGTCGGCGCGGCTTTACGATTCTCGAAACCGGCATAGTTGTGACGCTCGTCGGTTTGCTCATTACCGTCATGGTGGTTCTCTTTTCTTCCGTGCTGAAAGCGCAGCGACAAGTCATGCTGCGCGAACGACAGCGGCGCGAATTCGTGCGGCTCGATGCTTTGCTGCGCAGCGATGTGCATGCCGCTACCAAAGCCGCAATCAAGAGCCCGAATGAATGTGAGTTAACGAGTTCTGACGGCTACAGTTGGACCTACGACAAGCAAGACAGTTGGCTCGTGCGCACGCATGCCCAAGGTGGCCGAACACTCCAGCGCGAGTCGTTCTTCCTCCGCCCGGGTTCGGAAGTTCATTTTCAGCTATCTCCGGCCGGCTCGCGCTCGCTGGTCCAACTGAAACTAGAACCCGAGCCGGACGGGCGCCCTGGCGAACACCACCAGCCCCGCTATTTCGCGCAGGTCTTGTTGGGCGGAGCGTTGCCCCCTGTTCGTGAGGAGCCCCAGCCATGA
- a CDS encoding type II secretion system F family protein yields the protein MQSLGPLTLVIFLVPGIALLMALRLFYRKEVVTSANQARLAISLAAWVMIFVAVFGAGIGTLSFLSTIYLPMTLIAILMLIDRFRRSEHHALLNTLAFSAEKGIPLQETARAFAQEHAGDAGVRAHCLAERLEAGATLSEATRVARLRLSTPMRLAVNMSDVLTLRGLTLKSQLNWGNESDAALRTIISRLVYLCVSFVALQVIVIFVMLKILPVFQKMFEEFGLILPAMTQSLVTFSKWMVMEGWLFAIPLLLLGLAAAFVGIVFYSGIYSFPVVPGSQARSRNAMLPDVMRFMDWLFFLRMFFWRYDASLVLRSLSLLLQQHQPLPQALILLANVYPRPNVRRRLTRAAVEVEQGRDWKQALRKQWLVGPAELAVLAAAERAGNLPWALDEMGESLMRRLTYRMMVVYQFVYPALLLSFGLFVGYFAIAMMLPLFALIQGLT from the coding sequence ATGCAATCCCTTGGTCCACTCACCCTTGTGATTTTCTTGGTGCCAGGCATTGCCCTGCTGATGGCGCTGCGCCTGTTCTATCGCAAAGAAGTGGTAACGTCCGCCAATCAAGCGCGGCTAGCAATCTCGCTGGCCGCGTGGGTAATGATCTTTGTGGCGGTATTCGGCGCTGGCATTGGTACGTTGTCGTTTCTCAGCACCATTTACTTGCCAATGACCTTAATCGCGATTCTGATGCTCATCGATCGCTTTCGCCGCAGCGAGCACCACGCTCTTTTGAACACACTCGCCTTCTCGGCCGAGAAAGGGATCCCCCTGCAGGAAACAGCCCGCGCCTTTGCGCAGGAACATGCCGGAGATGCAGGCGTGCGGGCGCATTGCCTGGCAGAACGTCTGGAGGCAGGTGCGACACTTTCGGAAGCAACCCGGGTGGCCCGCCTGCGATTGTCGACCCCCATGCGCTTGGCGGTGAACATGAGCGACGTTCTCACCCTGCGCGGGCTGACGTTAAAGTCGCAATTGAATTGGGGAAATGAATCTGATGCCGCCCTGCGCACGATCATCAGCCGCCTGGTTTATCTGTGCGTGAGCTTCGTGGCTCTGCAAGTCATCGTGATCTTTGTCATGCTCAAGATCCTGCCTGTCTTTCAAAAGATGTTCGAAGAATTCGGCCTGATCCTACCAGCCATGACTCAGTCCCTGGTCACATTCTCGAAATGGATGGTCATGGAAGGCTGGCTCTTCGCAATTCCCCTGCTGTTGCTGGGACTGGCAGCGGCGTTTGTGGGAATTGTTTTCTATTCCGGCATTTACTCTTTTCCAGTGGTGCCCGGCAGTCAAGCGCGCTCGCGCAATGCGATGCTCCCCGATGTGATGCGGTTTATGGATTGGCTGTTTTTTCTTCGAATGTTTTTCTGGCGCTACGATGCCAGCCTGGTCCTCCGTAGTTTGTCTCTGCTCCTCCAGCAGCATCAGCCGCTGCCGCAAGCGTTGATCCTGCTCGCCAACGTCTATCCACGGCCGAATGTACGGCGGCGATTGACGCGCGCGGCAGTTGAAGTCGAGCAAGGCCGCGACTGGAAGCAGGCGCTGCGCAAGCAGTGGCTGGTAGGACCGGCCGAACTGGCCGTCCTCGCCGCCGCCGAGCGCGCGGGCAATCTGCCTTGGGCACTCGATGAAATGGGAGAAAGCCTGATGCGCCGGCTGACGTATCGCATGATGGTCGTCTATCAATTCGTATACCCCGCCTTACTCCTCTCGTTCGGTTTATTTGTCGGCTATTTTGCCATTGCCATGATGCTGCCACTGTTCGCCTTAATTCAGGGGCTAACATGA
- a CDS encoding LpxI family protein — translation MTISPPNSIGLIAAWGRYPFVIAEALKAQGTIVHCIGIAGHADPQLKSLCDSYRQFGVARLGGAIRHFSRLGVSRATLAGKIFKHKVLYSRFGWLSLVPDLRTVLAFTPAYLTRRRDRKDDTLLGIIVDEFAKDGIHMAPATDFAPQLLVPPGVLTRRQPTKLEHEDIRFGWRIAKDLGRHDVGQSVAVKGQAVLAVEAVEGTDECIRRAGLLCRQGGFALVKVAKPQQDMRFDVPTIGIGTIETLAQSHGKLLAIEAGKTIVLDQDEVVRLANHHGIAIVAIDDAQFE, via the coding sequence ATGACCATTTCCCCACCTAACTCGATCGGCTTGATTGCAGCCTGGGGACGTTATCCATTTGTGATTGCCGAGGCTCTCAAGGCCCAAGGGACCATCGTTCACTGCATTGGAATTGCGGGGCACGCCGATCCGCAGCTGAAATCGCTCTGCGATTCCTACCGGCAATTTGGTGTCGCCCGTTTGGGCGGCGCAATCCGCCATTTCAGTCGCCTCGGCGTGAGCCGGGCTACACTTGCCGGCAAGATTTTCAAGCACAAAGTTCTCTACAGCCGCTTCGGTTGGCTCTCTCTGGTGCCGGACCTGCGCACGGTATTGGCCTTCACACCGGCCTATCTGACGCGCCGCCGCGACCGCAAAGACGATACGCTGCTCGGCATCATCGTCGACGAATTTGCCAAGGATGGAATTCACATGGCTCCTGCGACCGACTTCGCTCCGCAATTGCTCGTTCCACCCGGCGTGCTGACGCGTCGCCAGCCCACCAAACTCGAACACGAAGACATTCGCTTCGGCTGGCGAATTGCCAAGGATCTCGGCCGGCACGACGTGGGCCAAAGCGTCGCGGTGAAAGGGCAAGCTGTACTCGCCGTCGAAGCGGTCGAAGGGACCGACGAGTGCATTCGCCGTGCGGGATTACTCTGCCGCCAAGGAGGCTTTGCGCTGGTGAAGGTCGCCAAGCCACAGCAAGACATGCGGTTCGATGTTCCGACCATCGGCATCGGCACGATCGAAACGCTGGCTCAATCCCACGGCAAACTACTCGCCATCGAAGCGGGCAAGACCATCGTTCTCGATCAGGACGAAGTTGTCCGTCTGGCCAATCATCACGGCATTGCCATCGTCGCCATCGACGATGCGCAGTTTGAGTAG
- a CDS encoding isocitrate/isopropylmalate dehydrogenase family protein — MPTLKIAVYPGDGIGPEVTAEAVRVLQAVAALEADLRLELTTLPWGIEYWQTHGSVVPPDFLAQVRPFDAILLGAVGWPALLPDHETLSPLVQIRQAFDQYACMRPAKLYRGLKSVLAGKGPDEIDFVVLRENSEGEYVDNGGRMKRGTPDEFAVQTAVHTRKGVERILRYGFEMARKRRKKLTMVTKSNAQRYAYVLWDEVLEELAPQYSDIQSERQHCDACAMNFVRWPEKFDVVVASNLFGDLLTDLGGVLAGGLGLAPSTNTNPEKKFPSMFEPVHGSAPDIAGRGIANPIAAVLSTAMLLDHVDQPTAAQRVRTAVEQTLLQGSATPDLGGKLTTQQMGEAVLKNIR, encoded by the coding sequence ATGCCCACCTTGAAGATTGCCGTTTATCCTGGCGATGGAATTGGTCCCGAAGTCACCGCCGAGGCTGTCCGCGTGCTGCAAGCCGTGGCAGCGCTCGAGGCTGATCTACGTTTGGAATTGACGACATTGCCGTGGGGCATTGAATATTGGCAGACGCATGGCAGCGTGGTGCCGCCGGACTTTCTAGCGCAAGTCCGCCCATTCGACGCCATCCTGCTGGGCGCGGTGGGTTGGCCAGCCTTATTGCCCGATCACGAGACATTGTCTCCCCTCGTGCAGATTCGCCAGGCTTTCGATCAGTACGCCTGCATGCGCCCAGCGAAGTTGTATCGCGGTTTGAAAAGCGTGCTCGCGGGCAAGGGACCGGACGAGATTGATTTCGTCGTCCTGCGCGAAAACAGCGAGGGAGAATACGTCGACAATGGCGGCCGCATGAAGCGCGGAACACCTGATGAGTTCGCTGTGCAGACGGCGGTTCACACCCGCAAGGGTGTCGAGCGAATTCTGCGTTATGGCTTCGAAATGGCCCGCAAGCGACGGAAGAAGTTGACGATGGTCACAAAGTCGAACGCCCAGCGCTATGCCTATGTGCTGTGGGACGAAGTGCTGGAAGAGCTAGCGCCGCAATATTCAGACATTCAAAGTGAACGCCAACACTGCGACGCCTGTGCGATGAACTTCGTCCGCTGGCCCGAGAAGTTTGACGTGGTTGTGGCCTCGAATCTGTTTGGCGATCTGCTGACCGATCTGGGCGGCGTGCTGGCCGGTGGTTTGGGCCTGGCCCCGAGTACGAATACGAATCCTGAAAAGAAGTTCCCCTCGATGTTCGAGCCCGTGCATGGGTCCGCGCCGGATATCGCGGGCCGCGGCATCGCCAACCCGATTGCCGCCGTTTTGAGTACGGCGATGTTGCTCGACCACGTCGACCAACCCACGGCCGCCCAGCGGGTGCGAACAGCTGTCGAGCAAACATTGCTGCAAGGCTCAGCCACGCCCGATCTTGGCGGCAAATTGACGACGCAGCAAATGGGCGAAGCCGTGCTGAAGAATATTCGGTGA